GGTTCAATTAAAGTTTACTGCTAATACAATAGTCATCGAATGCATAAGTGATCGCGAATAGAGCGCAATCGATTTTGACCTTTATGAAACGTTAATCGACAGACTGCATGAATACCCATTTTTCATATTGCAGAACTGTTATTCATAATTTTCTCCCCTTAGTTGCTCCAAACTTGCAAGACTCGACAGACGCCTAAAAGAATGTGATTGAGAGCTTacttttcaacaaaatgaGTGGAAATAATGGATTACAAAGACCGTGTTAAGCGTTAATTTTTGAGATTTATGTACCTCTCCAATTTGTTACTAGAGTTCAAAGCAAAAAGTGTCTCTGATTTAAAAAACTGTGGTGGATTATTTTACGGATCTAGTAGAACCAGATCAAAGACATTTGATAAAATAGATTGCTTGGTCACTGGCCCCAAGCCAAGACACATCTGCCTGATTTCTGCTTTCTTTCCAGAATATGGAACGCCCATAAATGATCCAAtactttcttctcttttcttttcagaaaaaaaatcacggTCAGTCACTGATGAACTTGAAGGGGAATTGCGTTGGTTAGACATGATGTATCAAGTCGGTAGGAAActatgaaatattttcaacaagTGTTTTGAAGTTGCTCACTGTTAACTTCCCATACAGATAAGATCCAACATCAGAGGAAATGTTGGTCCACGTTGTGAAATAGTTAATTGCATCGTTATCATGTTGCGTTTATTAAATAATGTTTCATGATTAATATTGATGCACTCGGAGTTGGTTGAACTGAGAGCGACATAAAAAGAAGGAGTTAAGCAATATGGGGAACGTGGTCAGAAGTGAAAAGGAGGTAGCTCTTGACCGTAATAGTTTGGATCTGATAGTTTAGATGTTATACCACGGACCTGATAGTTTAGATGTTACACCACGGAGCTGTGATATTCTTTTCACCCTTAAGATTTCAGTGcattctattgcaattttctcCAAGAGGAAAAGCTTCAAATCATTCCTTGaagcattttgttttcaatttcagaaagacaaaaattagaCAAGTTTATCAAAGGTGGAGAAGATGAAGCTATCATTAAGAAAGAAGATGAAAGTGGTGATGGCGACGACGAAGAAAGTGGTGATGgcgacgacgatgatgatgatgacgatgctCCTGATTACAAGAACGATGACAGTGGTGATGGGgacgacgatgacgacgacgacgatgatgacgatgcTCCTGATTACAAGAACGATGGGAGTGGTGATGGGGACGacgatggtgatgatgatgacgacgacgatgatgacgatgcTCCTGATTACAAGAACGATGAGAGTGGCGATGGGGACAATGAGAGCGGTGAAGGagacgatgatgacgatgcTCCTGATTACAAGAACGATGAGAGTGGCGATGGGGACAATGAGAGTGGTGAAGGagacgatgatgacgatgcTCCTGATTACAAGAACGATGAGAGTGGCGATGGGGACAATGAGAGCGGTGAAGGagacgatgatgacgatgcTCCTGATTACAAGAACGATGAGAGTGGCGATGGGGACAATGAGAGTGGTGAAGGagacgatgatgacgatgcTCCTGATTACAAGAACGATGAGAGTGGCGATGGGGACAATGAGAGTGGTGAAGGAgacgatgacgacgacgacaacgaTGATGATTATCCCGAGTCTCAATATTATGGCAGCATTGCAGGCGAGAGTACTGAAAATGGAGATGCGGCCTACAGTGACTCTATCAAAAATGAGCTTCCCTCTTTCGATGACCCCCAGCGTGTTGCATCTCATTTCTCGCGTCTAGCAGAGATAGCTCGAAAGGGAAAGCTGTCTCTGAAGGCAAGGGATTCTATAGAAGATAAATTGATAGATGCTCTACTCACCGAGTATGAGACAAAAGGCAAATATTAATAGCGCCAATAACAGAGCAACAACGCGTTTActttagcaattttttttcttccaattgTGAATTGCAATCATAGGTGAGAACAAGATTTCCTTATAGACTGCTTCATTAAATGTAGTCTATGACCTACACTCAAACCTTGTAGAGCGTACACCACACGAGAGTTTCAATTCcataacaaaatgcactgtCAAGCCCTGTTCTGATTCGTGCAGTATGgggtattttgtttgtataCAGCCAAAACAGCACAATGGCCTAAAGTTAGGAGATTTTTTCGGCATTCTTTTCCTCTCTTTACATATGAAATAAATATGCTTCTAGTAATACAGGAAACTGTGTCTGCAATAGATTTCTTTACGCTAAATTATCGCGAATATAGGCCCGCGAAATTTGTTAGACATTGCTCATTTTCTAAATAGAACCCACGGGGTTTGGAAAAACGGTGTCAGTTGCCCTGGCGTTATAATTATATAAGCTCAACAAAATAACGAGatatttcaaagaatttgCACAACGCAGGATGAAGGGGCGTCTTGAGGTCAAATACTTCTTCAATGAGTCTCTGAGATACAATGTGGGAACAGGGTTGGCGCAGTGGTTAGTTCTCGCATTCCATCGACGTGGCCTGTTTTCGATTCCGGCTACAACGATATATCTGAGTTGAGTTGATGGTTCTCTATTCTGTTGTGAATGGTTTCTGCTCGTGTACTCCTGTTTTCTCCTCTTACTCAAAACCAGTGAAACGAGTGTCTCGTCGAAGATTATCGACTACCTAAATAATGAAATAGATAGATCTAAAAACAAATCGCTAACGCGTTCAAAAGAAGCTAACACGCCGTTGACATCCCCACCAAAAGCTCTAAGACAACTTGGCTTTTCACTGATTTGTCGTTTAATCGCCCCTCTTACGTAAAGAACAATGTACTGAGCCAAAACGTGATTAAAGATCGCTTCCATACGACTGAGGCAGAGGGAAACTAAAGGGAGCTCTTGGCTTGAGTACAGGAATTGAACGTGAAAACACTCATAAAATCGATAAAGGAACGAAATCCAGTAACTGTTTGTTTCTACTCTCCGTTTTAACCGATTTGTTTTGCTATATTTATGACCTAGACGTTTTTAATGCTATCATGCCCGTGAATGGCAAAGAAGTCGTTTTCATTCCCCTGGAATATTATATTCTGAGCAAAATTCAAGTTAATGTTTATCATTAAATAAtgactttcttttcaaatatcATTAGCATGTAAGAAAATATCTTTTGACACGCGTAATGGGCACAGTTTTATCGTGGCACTTATGACTTACTTATGACTCTTTCACCTTGGAAAACTAAGCAAATATTTCCAACATTGCTGGTAGTATGTTTTTCTTGGTTGCCCAATGCAATATCTATAAATCAGTGAGCACCCGAGTGGTGATCTATCGAACGAGTTGATAATCGTAAGAAGATTCCAAAGCTAAtatttcaagcgttagccctttacCAGAGCTGGCGAAAGTACAGCGAATTTTATCATTACTTCTAAATATTTGAGTTAAAGTCAAAATAAGGCAAAGCTAATATAAATATAACATTTTCAATTCTTTGgcaatgtttttaaaaatggttCACTATCCATTGAAACGGGACTATTGAAAGAACGGAACCGAAAAGTAACAATGCCAAATATAGAACAAAGCAAATAATTATAGAGGCAACGAATGTTCTTAATTCTTATTTATTCACATCAATCACGATGAATTTTAACAAACAATCTTATTTACAGGACAAAGACAAGTATAAGAAGCGCACAAATTATACTTAACCCTAAAACTGATGCAAATGTTACCTTGCACTAGAGACAGCGCCCAACTTTAATGAGCCCTTTCCCTGCACGTGTTAGGCAAAATAATTCAAATCGTTCCTAATTTAACAAAACGCGATGTAAGTGCAAACGCTTGACGCTTAATTGAGCAGAAATTTGGGGAGGCCATCCTGTAAATGGAAGATAATAGTAAGACTAGCCTTGATAATAGTAAGACTAAGTTGTAATTGAAGTTGGCTTCGCCTCTCTTGGAGATAATATTCATGTACAATCTGACAACATTGGACTTGCAACGAAACATGTCACATTTCGTATCCTAATTACCCTTTTCTTGGTCGCATTCCAAGTGTGGAAAAAGATTGAAGGAAAATCGTCCAATTCATTTTGATTGTGTTTTAAGTTTTTGTACTGTATATTTATTCCCTGAGCTAATAgcaagcaaaatttgaaaaagacaaAGCAGTTCTCATCATCCAAGTTAACTCTCATTGTATTGATATGAAACTCGATCTTTCGAAAGGCAATCAGTTGTGACATGTACAATCGACCTTATTTGTTGAAGTGATAATTTATATATGTTATTCATCGTGTACCTTTACTCTATAATGAGCTATTAATTTTGACC
This sequence is a window from Acropora palmata chromosome 6, jaAcrPala1.3, whole genome shotgun sequence. Protein-coding genes within it:
- the LOC141883290 gene encoding uncharacterized protein LOC141883290 codes for the protein MISKAFIILCSLILVGLVCSKPLSSNDEKKSRSVTDELEGELRWLDMMYQVERQKLDKFIKGGEDEAIIKKEDESGDGDDEESGDGDDDDDDDDAPDYKNDDSGDGDDDDDDDDDDDAPDYKNDGSGDGDDDGDDDDDDDDDDAPDYKNDESGDGDNESGEGDDDDDAPDYKNDESGDGDNESGEGDDDDDAPDYKNDESGDGDNESGEGDDDDDAPDYKNDESGDGDNESGEGDDDDDAPDYKNDESGDGDNESGEGDDDDDDNDDDYPESQYYGSIAGESTENGDAAYSDSIKNELPSFDDPQRVASHFSRLAEIARKGKLSLKARDSIEDKLIDALLTEYETKGKY